The following coding sequences lie in one Myxococcus xanthus genomic window:
- a CDS encoding NAD(P)-binding domain-containing protein translates to MGSALAGAFLRAGHRVTVWNRTASRAGASLALAVGSPSCSSIARTPPASFSYASTRRMPPHLTQAHTSKSNVLLSSSALSTRAVLSFIGSFLPAAWGATLPSSPPAWGNGASAPGRGAVPAAPGRAPSRRSARRAILEVVSTRTRMDHPNGVSPAPHGPPGAATPGGSCPRPGPDSVRYRPGRQTPTG, encoded by the coding sequence ATGGGCTCGGCTCTCGCGGGAGCCTTTCTGCGAGCCGGGCATCGGGTGACGGTCTGGAACCGCACCGCGAGTCGCGCCGGGGCCAGCCTTGCACTCGCCGTGGGCAGTCCCAGCTGCTCCAGTATCGCTCGCACCCCTCCCGCCTCCTTCTCGTACGCCAGCACCCGCCGCATGCCTCCACACCTCACGCAGGCGCATACGTCGAAGTCGAACGTCCTCCTCAGCAGTTCTGCCCTGTCCACACGCGCCGTCCTCTCCTTCATCGGCTCCTTCCTGCCCGCTGCCTGGGGTGCCACCCTCCCCTCCTCACCTCCTGCTTGGGGGAACGGGGCCTCCGCACCTGGGCGAGGTGCTGTCCCAGCGGCCCCGGGCCGCGCGCCTTCGCGGCGCTCGGCAAGACGCGCCATCCTGGAGGTCGTGTCGACGCGCACGCGGATGGACCACCCGAACGGGGTCTCGCCTGCTCCGCATGGCCCCCCGGGAGCTGCCACCCCCGGAGGGTCATGTCCGCGACCAGGACCCGATAGCGTCCGCTACCGACCCGGTCGCCAGACGCCGACGGGCTGA
- a CDS encoding LCCL domain-containing protein yields MSLGASVWGTDLYTDDSDVCAAAVHAGAIPATGGQVSVTIQPAQGSYASTTRNGVTTYSYGYWSGSISLSP; encoded by the coding sequence GTGAGTCTCGGGGCGTCGGTATGGGGCACGGACCTCTACACCGATGACTCGGATGTCTGCGCGGCGGCCGTGCACGCGGGCGCGATTCCCGCCACCGGCGGACAGGTCTCCGTCACCATCCAGCCGGCCCAGGGCAGCTACGCGAGCACCACCCGCAATGGCGTCACCACGTACTCCTACGGCTACTGGTCGGGGAGCATCTCCCTCAGCCCGTAA
- a CDS encoding M57 family metalloprotease, with protein sequence MFKQTAVLAVTGVGLLVGCGGMDPRMENEEIISNLIEAGYPANDIRVIDEAVFVSGDAHVTLQASREMIQTPPGSAEHYRSTNLVGAQVTKICINPSAAFSSSPNLSQGLDLAIGNYNALGLRFTFARGPTTGCSATIAAEISTIRPENWAGFPSDGLPYGSINMIPAMNDQPLDINEHIITHELGHTLGLRHTDYYDRSISCVPPYTGVEGDEDVGIIHIPGTPTTAVWDGSVMNACPHIGSTGEFTSADITALNILYGQSATQSCSNVNVAAYRGQTGAQIRCTCSSGGGGSVWGTNLYTDDSNICTAAVHAGVMTTSGGAVVLEVQPAQSTFIGTNRNGVTTSSYGAWGGASASSGRRCRSRRRSARASTSCPTAGRTDRASGATARR encoded by the coding sequence ATGTTCAAGCAGACAGCAGTCCTCGCGGTGACCGGTGTCGGATTGCTGGTCGGCTGCGGCGGTATGGACCCGCGGATGGAGAACGAGGAGATCATCTCCAACCTCATCGAGGCCGGCTATCCGGCCAATGACATCCGCGTCATCGACGAGGCCGTGTTCGTGAGCGGCGACGCGCATGTGACGCTCCAGGCGTCCCGCGAGATGATTCAGACTCCCCCGGGGAGCGCCGAGCACTACCGCTCAACCAACCTCGTCGGCGCCCAGGTGACGAAGATCTGCATCAACCCCTCGGCCGCGTTCAGCAGCTCTCCCAACTTGAGCCAGGGACTCGACCTGGCCATCGGCAACTACAATGCGCTCGGTCTGCGATTCACCTTCGCGCGCGGTCCGACGACCGGCTGCTCCGCGACCATCGCTGCGGAGATCTCCACCATCCGACCAGAAAACTGGGCGGGATTCCCTTCGGACGGCCTGCCCTACGGGTCCATCAACATGATCCCCGCGATGAACGACCAGCCCCTCGACATCAACGAGCACATCATCACTCACGAGCTCGGCCACACCCTCGGCCTGCGCCACACGGACTACTATGATCGCAGCATCAGCTGCGTGCCACCTTACACCGGCGTCGAAGGGGACGAGGACGTGGGCATCATCCACATCCCGGGAACGCCGACCACCGCCGTCTGGGACGGGTCCGTCATGAACGCCTGCCCCCACATCGGCAGTACCGGCGAGTTCACCAGCGCGGACATCACCGCGCTGAACATCCTCTATGGCCAGAGCGCCACCCAGAGCTGCTCGAACGTCAACGTCGCGGCCTACCGCGGGCAGACGGGGGCGCAGATTCGCTGCACCTGCTCCTCGGGGGGCGGGGGCTCGGTCTGGGGGACGAACCTCTACACCGATGACTCGAACATCTGCACCGCCGCGGTGCACGCGGGGGTGATGACCACCAGCGGCGGGGCGGTGGTCCTCGAGGTCCAGCCGGCCCAGAGCACCTTCATCGGAACCAACCGCAACGGCGTCACCACGAGCTCCTACGGCGCCTGGGGGGGAGCTTCCGCTTCATCGGGGCGCAGGTGCCGCAGCCGCCGCCGCTCTGCTCGAGCTTCAACATCATGTCCTACCGCGGGCAGAACGGATCGAGCATCCGGTGCAACTGCCCGACGGTGA
- a CDS encoding glycosyltransferase family 39 protein, with protein MDYDEGVYFSAAALLSHGVLPYRDYFFVHPPGIAMLLAPVAALARGFDAALAFTVVRWLVPGIGALSTLLCGRIAQEQWGVRAGVVAALAYAVFPEAAATERGPFLEPLLNLTCLGMAWVWLRHGADDSRWKRDLLAGALLATACAIKLTAGAWVIAAVWARGMEGQGRRALRVVLVAAAVGLVWLGPFFALAPAAMLDGLLRFQLLRPPDGEPDVWHRLLMILGDGRMGFSVLCAWALVVALARTRRREAVAERLFAAAWVLTLVTFLSSKSYWAQYNAHLAPTMAVLAGLGASVVLRWADTRSRTQAALVAATVMLIALSPLPAAIRSANQGDRFLLTLGSSLRASVPPDSALCTFEPAWAIAAGRLPGIPEGAPVLVDPYGLMLNDALGTPGRFAHAGAAFEDERSQRTMLPMLARCDILVLEGRGEWQLSSASERWVHEHFVREGLFWRRASE; from the coding sequence GTGGACTACGACGAGGGCGTCTATTTCAGTGCCGCCGCACTTCTCTCCCATGGTGTATTGCCCTATCGTGACTACTTCTTCGTCCACCCTCCTGGGATTGCCATGTTGCTGGCGCCGGTGGCCGCGCTCGCACGTGGCTTCGACGCAGCGCTGGCATTCACGGTGGTCCGTTGGCTCGTCCCTGGGATCGGGGCACTGAGCACGCTCCTGTGCGGACGCATTGCTCAGGAGCAATGGGGCGTCAGGGCAGGCGTCGTGGCCGCGCTCGCCTATGCCGTCTTTCCAGAAGCGGCCGCAACCGAGCGCGGGCCCTTCCTGGAGCCACTGCTCAACCTCACCTGTCTTGGCATGGCATGGGTCTGGCTGCGGCATGGGGCTGATGACTCACGGTGGAAGAGGGACCTCCTGGCCGGAGCCCTGCTTGCCACCGCGTGCGCCATCAAACTGACAGCCGGCGCCTGGGTCATCGCCGCGGTGTGGGCTCGCGGCATGGAGGGCCAGGGACGGCGTGCCCTACGGGTCGTGCTTGTCGCGGCAGCCGTGGGACTGGTCTGGCTGGGCCCCTTCTTCGCACTCGCCCCCGCCGCGATGCTCGATGGCCTTCTTCGGTTCCAGTTGCTCCGCCCTCCCGATGGCGAGCCGGATGTCTGGCACCGGCTTCTCATGATTCTGGGCGACGGGCGCATGGGCTTCTCCGTCCTCTGTGCATGGGCCTTGGTCGTGGCCCTGGCCCGAACTCGTCGAAGGGAGGCCGTCGCCGAGCGACTCTTCGCGGCCGCCTGGGTTCTGACGCTCGTGACTTTCTTGTCATCGAAGAGCTATTGGGCCCAGTACAACGCTCACTTGGCGCCTACCATGGCGGTCCTCGCGGGGTTGGGGGCCTCCGTGGTGTTACGTTGGGCGGACACACGCTCGCGCACGCAAGCCGCGCTCGTCGCCGCCACGGTGATGCTCATCGCACTCTCACCGCTGCCGGCGGCCATCCGCTCTGCGAATCAGGGAGACCGTTTCCTGCTCACGCTCGGGAGCTCACTCCGGGCCTCCGTCCCCCCGGATTCAGCCCTTTGCACCTTCGAACCGGCTTGGGCAATCGCCGCCGGGCGACTTCCCGGAATCCCAGAGGGGGCGCCCGTCCTCGTCGACCCCTACGGCCTCATGCTGAACGATGCACTGGGCACACCCGGGCGCTTCGCTCACGCAGGCGCTGCTTTCGAGGATGAGCGCTCGCAGCGGACCATGCTCCCCATGCTTGCGCGCTGTGACATCCTGGTCCTTGAGGGACGTGGCGAATGGCAGCTGTCCTCCGCCAGCGAGCGCTGGGTTCATGAGCACTTCGTGCGAGAAGGGCTCTTCTGGCGGCGTGCTTCTGAATGA
- a CDS encoding transposase has translation MGLSTTFRRRRSAEPEARPAAPAAPPLRPLRARPRRERQRPGRGRSGGMRVLAKAEQPRLGRRQRQAREGPQHGDSLCHPPGCVRCGCRRWVLAYAKEGRGTRDSGAPQDIANHYPDVETIHMVLDNLSTHSCRALEIRYGVRAGRRLWRCFTVHFTPVYGSWLNQAEVEISLLSRQCLGSRRIPTLDKLAQETDAWARWASHQRLRIRWLLVAEHGG, from the coding sequence ATGGGGCTCAGTACAACGTTCCGCAGGCGGCGATCCGCTGAACCTGAAGCGCGGCCAGCCGCTCCTGCGGCTCCGCCACTGCGGCCCCTTCGCGCGCGGCCACGGCGGGAGCGACAGCGTCCAGGGCGGGGACGTTCCGGAGGGATGCGAGTGCTCGCGAAGGCGGAGCAGCCCCGGCTCGGGCGCCGGCAGCGCCAGGCACGGGAGGGTCCGCAGCACGGGGACTCGCTGTGTCATCCTCCGGGCTGCGTGAGGTGTGGATGCAGGAGGTGGGTGCTGGCGTACGCGAAGGAGGGGAGGGGGACGCGCGATTCTGGAGCACCTCAGGACATCGCCAATCACTACCCGGACGTAGAAACCATTCACATGGTGCTCGACAACCTCAGCACCCACTCCTGCCGCGCCTTGGAGATACGATACGGGGTGCGAGCAGGACGTCGGCTCTGGCGTTGCTTCACCGTGCATTTCACGCCCGTGTATGGCAGTTGGCTCAATCAGGCGGAGGTAGAGATTTCCCTGCTCTCACGTCAGTGCCTGGGCAGTCGGCGCATCCCAACCCTCGACAAACTCGCTCAGGAAACAGACGCCTGGGCGCGGTGGGCCAGCCACCAGCGGCTGCGAATCCGCTGGCTCCTTGTTGCTGAGCACGGTGGTTGA